One Drosophila willistoni isolate 14030-0811.24 chromosome 2R unlocalized genomic scaffold, UCI_dwil_1.1 Seg167, whole genome shotgun sequence DNA segment encodes these proteins:
- the LOC6643863 gene encoding putative gustatory receptor 28b isoform X2, with the protein MLIGLAYGLGIIPYHMAKVGEPHNSLAIQETWYGFVNVISRWLLISYCYASINLRNESLIGHFMNNSVSAFTTRAHDLGGICAAIVVFILPLFLRRHFRRSIELIVAIDRRLLALHFPMNYNRILNTTWIVLTCVAALDIFVTVACLVCLANMEVQASWQLTFLMIYDLVAISISICLFCAISRSLQRRLAQLHMVLKNLAHQWDSRSLKATQKQRSLQCLDSFSMYTIVTKDPAEIIQESMEIHHLICEAAATANKYFTYQLLTIISIAFLIIVFDAYYVLETLLGKSKRESKFKTVEFVTFFSCQMILYLIAIISIVEGSNRAIKKSEKTGGIVHALLNKTKSVEVKEKLQQFSMQLMHLKINFTAAGLFNIDRTLYFTISGALTTYLIILLQFTSNSPSNNSHLYSCCEALNNITANHTL; encoded by the exons ATGCTGATTGGCCTTGCCTATGGCCTTGGCATCATACCCTATCACATGGCAAAAGTCGGAGAGCCTCATAATTCACTGGCAATTCAAGAGACTTGGTATGGTTTCGTGAATGTCATTTCACGTTGGTTGCTCATTTCCTATTGCTATGCATCCATCAATCTGCGCAATGAGAGTCTGATTGGTCACTTCATGAACAACAGTGTCTCGGCATTTACCACGAGGGCTCATGACTTGGGCGGTATTTGTGCCGCAATTGTGGTATTCATATTGCCTTTGTTTCTGCGTCGTCACTTTCGACGCTCCATCGAATTGATCGTGGCAATCGATCGACGACTTCTGGCCCTACACTTTCCCATGAACTATAATAGAATACTGAACACAACCTGGATAGTCCTGACGTGTGTAGCAGCTCTGGATATTTTTGTAACTGTCGCATGTTTGGTGTGCCTGGCCAATATGGAAGTGCAAGCTTCGTGGCAATTGACATTTCTTATGATCTACGATCTGGTGGCCATATCGATATCAATTTGCCTCTTCTGTGCCATCTCTCGATCGTTACAGCGACGTTTAGCTCAATTGCATATG GTTCTTAAGAATCTGGCACATCAATGGGATTCTCGCAGTTTGAAAGCCACACAAAAGCAGCGTTCCCTACAATGTCTTGACTCCTTTTCCATGTACACCATTGTCACAAAGGATCCAGCTGAAATAATACAAGAATCCATGGAAATCCATCATCTAATCTGCGAGGCAGCGGCCACAGCTAATAAATACTTTACCTATCAGCTATTGACCATCATTTCGATTGCGTTTCTCATAATCGTATTCGATGCCTATTATGTTCTGGAAACATTGTTGGGCAAATCAAAGAGAGAAAGCAAATTCAAGACTGTGGAATTTGTTACATTTTTCTCATGCCAAATGATTCTATATCTGATTGCCATAATTTCCATAGTCGAGGGCAGTAATCGGGCCATCAAGAAGAGTGAGAAAACTGGCGGCATAGTCCATGCTCTACTCAATAAGACCAAATCGGTGGAAGTTAAAGAGAAGTTGCAACAATTCTCCATGCAGTTGATGCATTTGAAAATCAACTTCACAGCAGCTGGCCTGTTCAATATAGATCGAACTCTTTACTTCACA ATAAGCGGCGCATTGACAACTTATCTCATTATATTGCTGCAATTCACATCGAATTCCCCAAGCAATAATAGTCATCTGTATTCCTGCTGTGAAGCCTTGAATAATATTACAGCGAATCACACTCTCTAG
- the LOC6643863 gene encoding putative gustatory receptor 28b isoform X3 translates to MSTALRRVRKYFISSQVYEALRPLFFLTFLYGLTPFHVVRRKMGESYLKMSCFGVFNIFIYIFLCGFCYISSLRQGESIVGYFFRTEISTIGDRLQIFNGLIAGAVIYTSAILKRCKLLGTLTILHSLDTNFSNIGVRVKYSRIFRYSILVLIFKLLILGVYFVGVFRLLVSLDVTPSFCVCMTFFLQHSVVSIAICLFCVIAFSFERRLSIINQVLKNLAHQWDSRSLKATQKQRSLQCLDSFSMYTIVTKDPAEIIQESMEIHHLICEAAATANKYFTYQLLTIISIAFLIIVFDAYYVLETLLGKSKRESKFKTVEFVTFFSCQMILYLIAIISIVEGSNRAIKKSEKTGGIVHALLNKTKSVEVKEKLQQFSMQLMHLKINFTAAGLFNIDRTLYFTISGALTTYLIILLQFTSNSPSNNSHLYSCCEALNNITANHTL, encoded by the exons ATGTCCACAGCATTGCGTCGCGTACGCAAGTATTTTATCTCGTCACAAGTGTATGAGGCTCTGCGTCCTCTGTTCTTCCTAACCTTCTTGTATGGCCTAACACCGTTTCATGTGGTCCGCCGCAAAATGGGCGAATCGTATCTGAAGATGTCCTGTTTCGGtgttttcaatatatttatttatatatttttatgtggCTTTTGTTATATATCATCGCTGCGGCAAGGTGAATCCATTGTGGGTTATTTCTTTCGCACAGAAATCTCCACGATCGGTGATCGTTTGCAAATTTTCAATGGTCTCATCGCTGGAGCTGTGATCTATACCTCGGCCATACTGAAACGTTGCAAGCTGCTGGGCACTCTAACCATTCTACACAGTTTGGATACAAATTTCTCAAATATTGGCGTACGAGTGAAATATTCACGTATATTTCGTTATTCGATTTTGGTTTTGATATTCAAACTTTTGATTTTGGGTGTTTATTTTGTTGGCGTTTTCCGGTTGCTCGTCTCGCTGGATGTCACCCCGTCGTTTTGTGTCTGCATGACGTTCTTTCTGCAACATTCGGTCGTTTCGATTGCAATCTGTTTGTTTTGTGTCATTGCCTTCAGTTTCGAGCGTCGTTTGAGTATCATCAATCAG GTTCTTAAGAATCTGGCACATCAATGGGATTCTCGCAGTTTGAAAGCCACACAAAAGCAGCGTTCCCTACAATGTCTTGACTCCTTTTCCATGTACACCATTGTCACAAAGGATCCAGCTGAAATAATACAAGAATCCATGGAAATCCATCATCTAATCTGCGAGGCAGCGGCCACAGCTAATAAATACTTTACCTATCAGCTATTGACCATCATTTCGATTGCGTTTCTCATAATCGTATTCGATGCCTATTATGTTCTGGAAACATTGTTGGGCAAATCAAAGAGAGAAAGCAAATTCAAGACTGTGGAATTTGTTACATTTTTCTCATGCCAAATGATTCTATATCTGATTGCCATAATTTCCATAGTCGAGGGCAGTAATCGGGCCATCAAGAAGAGTGAGAAAACTGGCGGCATAGTCCATGCTCTACTCAATAAGACCAAATCGGTGGAAGTTAAAGAGAAGTTGCAACAATTCTCCATGCAGTTGATGCATTTGAAAATCAACTTCACAGCAGCTGGCCTGTTCAATATAGATCGAACTCTTTACTTCACA ATAAGCGGCGCATTGACAACTTATCTCATTATATTGCTGCAATTCACATCGAATTCCCCAAGCAATAATAGTCATCTGTATTCCTGCTGTGAAGCCTTGAATAATATTACAGCGAATCACACTCTCTAG
- the LOC6643863 gene encoding putative gustatory receptor 28b isoform X1 yields the protein MGKFYKEMFSASDAYGAEQSLLFFTYLLGLTPFRLKGPLGGRHFRLSRLGYLNALIQMSFFSYCFLSALIEQQSIVNYFFKSEISQVGDSLQKFIGMTGMCILFTCSAIRVRLLIKLCDLVYHIDDKLLEIGVCFNYNRIMQLRHVKLLLICSVQVAYLASSLCMLLWNNVRPIYTATVAFYVPQIFLLSCVLLFEAFLHRCWQHLKVLNEVLKNLAHQWDSRSLKATQKQRSLQCLDSFSMYTIVTKDPAEIIQESMEIHHLICEAAATANKYFTYQLLTIISIAFLIIVFDAYYVLETLLGKSKRESKFKTVEFVTFFSCQMILYLIAIISIVEGSNRAIKKSEKTGGIVHALLNKTKSVEVKEKLQQFSMQLMHLKINFTAAGLFNIDRTLYFTISGALTTYLIILLQFTSNSPSNNSHLYSCCEALNNITANHTL from the exons atgggcAAATTTTACAAGGAAATGTTCAGTGCGAGTGATGCTTATGGAGCAGAGCAAAGTTTGTTATTCTTCACCTATTTGCTCGGCCTGACACCCTTTCGTTTAAAGGGTCCACTAGGAGGTCGCCATTTCCGGCTCAGTCGCTTGGGCTATTTAAATGCCCTAATTCAAATGAGTTTCTTTAGCTATTGCTTCCTCTCGGCTCTCATTGAACAACAGAGTATAGtgaattatttctttaaatcgGAAATCTCCCAAGTGGGAGATTCTCTGCAGAAATTTATTGGCATGACCGGAATGTGTATTCTATTCACATGCAGTGCCATTCGTGTCAGACTCTTGATCAAACTATGTGATTTAGTCTATCACATTGATGATAAACTTCTCGAAATTGGcgtttgttttaattataaccgAATTATGCAATTGAGACATGtgaaattattgttaatttgTTCTGTTCAAGTGGCCTATTTGGCTAGTTCCTTGTGCATGTTGTTGTGGAATAATGTGAGACCCATCTACACAGCCACCGTGGCCTTTTATGTACCACAAATCTTTCTACTCAGCTGTGTATTGCTTTTTGAGGCTTTCCTTCATCGATGTTGGCAGCACTTGAAGGTTTTAAACGAG GTTCTTAAGAATCTGGCACATCAATGGGATTCTCGCAGTTTGAAAGCCACACAAAAGCAGCGTTCCCTACAATGTCTTGACTCCTTTTCCATGTACACCATTGTCACAAAGGATCCAGCTGAAATAATACAAGAATCCATGGAAATCCATCATCTAATCTGCGAGGCAGCGGCCACAGCTAATAAATACTTTACCTATCAGCTATTGACCATCATTTCGATTGCGTTTCTCATAATCGTATTCGATGCCTATTATGTTCTGGAAACATTGTTGGGCAAATCAAAGAGAGAAAGCAAATTCAAGACTGTGGAATTTGTTACATTTTTCTCATGCCAAATGATTCTATATCTGATTGCCATAATTTCCATAGTCGAGGGCAGTAATCGGGCCATCAAGAAGAGTGAGAAAACTGGCGGCATAGTCCATGCTCTACTCAATAAGACCAAATCGGTGGAAGTTAAAGAGAAGTTGCAACAATTCTCCATGCAGTTGATGCATTTGAAAATCAACTTCACAGCAGCTGGCCTGTTCAATATAGATCGAACTCTTTACTTCACA ATAAGCGGCGCATTGACAACTTATCTCATTATATTGCTGCAATTCACATCGAATTCCCCAAGCAATAATAGTCATCTGTATTCCTGCTGTGAAGCCTTGAATAATATTACAGCGAATCACACTCTCTAG
- the LOC6643864 gene encoding putative gustatory receptor 28a, producing the protein MAFKLWERISQADNVFQSLRPLTYISLLGLAPFRLNLKAADKEVHTSTYSLVAGIVHFLFFVLCFLASMRNGDSIIGYFFQTNITKLGDSTVKLTGILAMCSIFGFVIIKRQRFVSIIQNIIVVDEIFVRLGMKLDYRRILLICFLISVGMLTFNVIYLCVSYALLISATFSPSFVTFTTFALPHINISFMVFKFLCTTHLARSRFSMLNEILQDILDAHIEQYNALEISPMHSVVNNNHYAYRLRNMISTPMKRYSVTSIIRQNPEYAIKQVSNIQNLLCDICQTIEEYFTYPLLGIIAISFLFILFDDFYILEAQLNPKRLDKFEADEFFAFFLSQMIWYIVIIFLIVEASSRTILQNSITPAMVHKILNITDDPELRDRLFRLSLQLSHRRVRFTAAGLFPLDRTLYFTITGAATTYLIILIQFRYTHHMEESNDNNNNTQQSNIF; encoded by the exons ATGGCTTTCAAGCTCTGGGAGCGCATCTCCCAGGCGGATAATGTATTTCAATCGTTACGCCCACTCACCTATATCTCTCTGCTGGGCTTGGCCCCTTTTCGCCTTAATCTCAAAGCAGCCGATAAGGAGGTTCACACATCGACATATTCACTTGTGGCCGGAATCGTTCATTTTCTGTTCTTTGTCCTGTGCTTTTTGGCCTCCATGAGGAATGGCGATTCCATAATTGGTTATTTCTTTCAAACAAATATCACCAAATTGGGTGATAGCACCGTCAAATTGACTGGCATTTTGGCCATGTGCAGCATTTTCGGATTTGTCATTATCAAACGTCAGCGTTTCGTTTCCATCattcaaaatataattgtgGTCGATGAAATATTCGTTAGATTGGGCATGAAATTGGATTACAGAAGGATATTATTAATCTGTTTCCTAATCTCAGTGGGCATGCTAACTTTCAATGTGATCTATTTGTGTGTCAGTTATGCCTTGCTAATAAGTGCCACCTTTTCACCGTCATTTGTGACATTTACCACATTTGCCTTGCCGCACATTAACATCAGTTTTATGGTCTTTAAGTTTTTATGTACCACACATTTGGCCAGAAGTCGTTTTAGTATGCTTAACGAG ATCCTTCAGGACATTCTTGATGCTCACATCGAGCAGTATAATGCTCTGGAAATTTCACCAATGCATTCAGTGGTCAATAATAATCATTACGCATACCGCTTACGTAACATGATCAGTACACCCATGAAGCGGTACAGTGTTACCTCAATAATACGCCAAAATCCGGAATATGCCATCAAACAGGTTTcgaatatacaaaatttactCTGCGACATTTGTCAAACCATTGAGGAGTATTTTACATATCCTTTATTGGGTATTATAGCCATatcgtttttgtttatactCTTCGACGATTTCTATATACTGGAAGCCCAGCTGAATCCGAAGCGATTGGATAAATTTGAGGCTGATGagttttttgcctttttccttAGCCAAATGATCTGGTATATTGTCATTATATTTCTCATTGTGGAGGCAAGCagtagaacaattctgcagAATAGCATTACTCCGGCCATGGTTCATAAGATTCTCAATATTACGGATGATCCAGAGTTACGTGATCGACTATTCCGATTATCGTTGCAATTGTCCCATCGCAGAGTTAGATTTACCGCAGCGGGATTATTTCCTTTGGATCGTACGCTCTACTTTACA ataACTGGAGCTGCCACTACTTATCTTATCATTCTAATACAATTTCGTTATACCCATCACATGGAGGAATCAaacgataacaacaacaatactcAACAATCtaatattttctaa